CAGGCCGACGGCGTGGCGAGCCTGGACCGCCCCGTGCTGCGGGCCATGGTCGGGTGGCGCTCGACCGCCCTGGACACGGCCGTGACCGCCTACACGAACGTGGGCGGGGTGGTCGGCATGCCCGTGGTCGCCGTGACGGTCATGCTGGCCCTGGCCCTGCGGCGACGGTCCTGGACCCCGGTCATCCTCGTGGCCGCCGCCGGCACGGGCTCGCTGCTGATGACGGTGGCCGGCAAGGACCTCATCGGCCGCACCCGGCCGCCCCTGGCGGACGCCGTGCCGCCCTACGAGTACTCGCCGTCCTTCCCCTCGGGACACTCCCTCAACGCGCTCGTGATCGCCGGGACCGTGGCGTACCTGCTGTTGCTGCGCCAGCACTCGCGCGCAGTGCGGGTCCTCACGATCGCCCTGGCGGCCGCGTTCGCCCTCACCATGGGGCTCAGCCGCGTGTTCCTCGGGCACCACTGGCTCACGGACGTCCTCGCGGCCTGGCTCCTGGGGGCCGGCTGGCTCGCCGTGGTGGTCACCGCGCACCGGCTCTACCTCACCACCCGCCGCGCCGAGCGGCCCGGCGGGGCCGCGCCCGACGACGGCCCGGTCCCGGGCGGCGCCGGCCGCGCCTGAGGCGGGGGGACGGGGATGCCGCCGCCCCGGAGGGCTAGCGGCCGCCGTCGGGCACCAGGGCATCCACGATCCGGCCGAGCTCGCCCAGGCCGCCGGACCGCGCCATCGCCTCCGCCATCCCCTCGGCGGCGCGCCGGTAGGACGGGTCCTCGAGGACGGCCCGCACGGCGTGCGCCAGCCGCTCCGGGCTCGGGGTCTCGGACCGCAGCCTGCGGCCGACGCCCGCCCACGCCACGCGCGCCCCGACCTCGGGCTTGTCCTCCAGCCCTCCCGTGGTCACCACCGGCACCCCATGGCACAGGGCGTAGTGGACCCCGCCGTAGCCGCCGTTCGTGACGTAGACGTCGGTCCGCGGCAGGAGCTCGTCGTAGGGCAGCATCTCCGCGGCGCGGGCGTTCGCGGGCAGCGGCGGCAGCGTGTCCAGGGACCGGCCCCCCGTGGAGACGACCACCAGGACGTCGTCGCCGGCGAGCCCCTGCAACGCCGGGACGATGACCTGCCGCAGGTCCTTGTTCGCGAACGTGCCCTGCGTGACGTGGACGACGGGACGGCTGCCGTCCAGCTCGTCCCACCACGGCGGCAGCGGCGCCCTGGAGGGGGACAGCACAGGGCCGATGAAGTGCAGGTTCTCCGGGGCGTC
This genomic window from Citricoccus sp. SGAir0253 contains:
- a CDS encoding glycosyltransferase produces the protein MRATGAEFVPLPPAADYDDRLDLVAQNPDSATMKGLKLAISQTDRYIVRPGREQYRTVMACHAQEPVDVLLAETAFLGAAFLLGHTRGTRPPIVACGVIPLLLASRDTAPIGLGLPPLRGPVGRWRNRALSAVMDRTLFAPVNASADGINRGLHGRPLGFPVLDWPRHAEALAQFTVAAFEYPRSDAPENLHFIGPVLSPSRAPLPPWWDELDGSRPVVHVTQGTFANKDLRQVIVPALQGLAGDDVLVVVSTGGRSLDTLPPLPANARAAEMLPYDELLPRTDVYVTNGGYGGVHYALCHGVPVVTTGGLEDKPEVGARVAWAGVGRRLRSETPSPERLAHAVRAVLEDPSYRRAAEGMAEAMARSGGLGELGRIVDALVPDGGR
- a CDS encoding phosphatase PAP2 family protein, with product MAEDRYVGGRDLTRWDTRLGNRLAESAHRVGSALGPHQALILVLAIGAAVAALMTWLASEVYEAVTQADGVASLDRPVLRAMVGWRSTALDTAVTAYTNVGGVVGMPVVAVTVMLALALRRRSWTPVILVAAAGTGSLLMTVAGKDLIGRTRPPLADAVPPYEYSPSFPSGHSLNALVIAGTVAYLLLLRQHSRAVRVLTIALAAAFALTMGLSRVFLGHHWLTDVLAAWLLGAGWLAVVVTAHRLYLTTRRAERPGGAAPDDGPVPGGAGRA